The sequence GAATATACGACCTTGAAGGTAATGTCCTCTCCGGTCCTCCGCCGAAACCTCTGCCGAAGCTTCCTCTGAGAGTGGAAGGCGACAATATTGTAATAGGGTAGGAGATATGCTCGACAAAGTAAGGAATTGGTTAGAAGTGAGGATAGGTCTCGACGATATCGTGAAGACCCAGCTTACGGAAAACAGGGTTCCGAAGAATATCAATGTCTTCTATACCCTCGGCGTTGTCGCCCTTGTCGGATATGTCATTCAGGTAATTTCCGGTATCTTCCTCCTCATCTATTATATCCCCCATCCTGAACATGCGTTCAGAAGCGTTCAGGATATTATGAGCAGAGTTCCTTACGGCTGGCTTTTCAGGCAGATGCATGTCGTCGGCAGCAACCTTATGATAGCCGCCGTCTTCCTCCATATGATCACCGTCTTTCTCATGGGAAACTACAAGAGGCCGAGGGAACTGACATGGGTCGGTGGAGGATTGATGCTTCTCGTGACGCTTATATTCGGCCTGAGCGGCTATCTCCTCCCATGGACGCAGTTGAGTTATTGGGCCACAACGGTTGTTACCTCCATGCCGACAGCCTTTCCCCTGGTGGGCGACTTTATTGCCCAGGTGTTGCGAGGCGGCGACCATGTGACGGGTACCACGCTGAGCAGGTTTTTTGCGCTCCATATCGCGATCCTGCCTCCGATATTCCTCTCTCTCTTGGCGCTGCATGTATTCCTTATAAAACGCATCGGTATTTCTGCGACCCCCTTCGGCTTCTCGGACGAAGAGAGGAGGCCGTTGACTGAATACATCAAGAAGACCCATCCCGACGGCTATCCTTTCTATCCTTATTTGTTTCAGAAGGAAGTCATGATGGTCATGTTCTATATCGCCGTCATGTTCTTTGCGATCAGCTTTATGCCGACCTTATTCCTGCCCGAAGAGGCCAATACTCCTGCTGACCCTCTCATGACGCCTGCTCAGATAAGGCCTGAGTGGTATTTCCTCGGACCCTACGAGATGCTGAAACTGGTGCCGAATAAATTTCTCGGTATCAGTATACAGATAATCCTCGTCGGTATTTTCCTCTTGTGGCCTTTCTTCGACACACAGAAGGAAAAGAATATTCTGAAGAGACCGTTGTTGCGGGGTGTGTTTATCTTTCTCATGGCTCTCTGGATTGTGCTCATGTTCCTGGGGAGGCGCTCATGAGCAGGAAATACCTGTTGCTGCTGACAGTGCTCATTGTCTTTATTCTGCCTTCATTCGCTCCTGGAGGGTATAAAGAGGAATTTGAGAAAGAGTTCATGTCAAAGCCCTGGGCAGGCGAGCAGGCCGAGGAGGACGTCTGCATAGAATGTCACAGCTCTGATAAGATGAAGCCGGCCTTCCGGACCATCACGGAAGAATGGAGGGCGAGCTGGCACGCTCAGAATAAAGTGTCATGTCACGACTGTCACGGCGGAGACTCAAAAGATGCAACAATGGCGATGTCCCGTCAGAGGGGCTTTGTCGGGAGTCCGAAGTATGTTGAAATTCCTGAGTTCTGCGGCAAGTGTCATATCGGCATTTACTGGAACTATCTCGACAGCGGCCATGGGAAGGCGTTGAAGTCCTCGGTTAAGGGACCGAACTGCACGACCTGTCACGGTTCCCATAATATTCAGAAGGCGAGCATTGATATTATCAATGAGCAGCGTTGTTCAAAATGCCATTCCTACGAGCGCGCGAAGACCATGAAGCAGGCCCTCTTCCTCACGGAGAAGAAGATCGGAGAGTTGGAGAGCAGTTTCAGGAGATTGAGGGCTGAAGGCGTATTTGATGAGGATGATGAAAGGGCGCTTTTCAGTACCCAGGCAGAGTTTCGGGCAATCTTCCACACCGTGGACGTCTCCCTTGTCAAAGACAGGACAGATGACTTTACAAAGAAGTTAAACGTCCTCGAAAAGGGGGTGCAGGACACCTTTAAGGAACTCCGTTTCAGGAAGAATTTCTCTGCCTTCATCATGCTTCTCTTCGCTGCTATGGGCATCGTGGTGTTCGCTCTCACAAAGACTCCCAAGGAGTGATCAGAGTATTTCGGGGATTTTCTCCCCGGCGGAGAATGGCATAGATTTTCTTATGTCTAAGTTCCTTCCTTTGTTCATGTGATGAATTCCCCCGAGGACATGGGCATGGTCCTCTCTCTTCATCCCTCTTGCAACCATAATAATCATTGAATTGAGGCATCTAAGGCCGTTAGAATATCAGAGGGAGGGTTGGTTGCATGAGCACTACGATTCGCATAGTCCCCTGCACCCCGGATGAAGTCTTCGTCCCGGTAGACCAATCCAGCTTCGTTGACGGCTTGAGGATCCCCTTCGACGTCTTCGCAAAGGATAGAAACATCATAAAGTTCCTCTTTTCGAAGAACACGGTCTTCTGCGACATAGCGAGAGAGATCCTGGCCATGCAGTCCCTCACGGAGTTCTTTATCAAAGAGCGGGACCTGGCGGATTACCACAACTTCCGGAAAATGGCAAAGGTAATCAGGGAAGACAGGGGGCAGCGCGTGCTCTTCGAGGACTACTCCTATCATAAGGAGAGAAGCTTCATCCTGAGAAGGGACCTTATTACGGCGGACGTGGCAACCAAGCTGAGGATCGGCATCCTGAAGTTCCCCACCTTCGGTGAGATTCCTCTCATAGAAGACCTGACTGGTGAATTGATCGTGAAGAAAATAAAAGACCTTGAATACGACATTGTAATACCGGTTTCAAAGCTCGATGCCTATGAGACCTATCTCTCGGGACTCAGAGAAGACCCTGTTTTTGAAAAACACTTTCTCATGAGGGAACTCCTGAAGATCAAAACGCAAAGACTTTTCAGCGACGTGTCGAATGATGACTACCTCGACGACCTGATAGAGGCGACGATAGAGATGTCTCAATTCATCATTGACCACAAACATCTGGTCGTACAAATGACCTGCTCCCACCTCTACGACTTCTATCTCTATGTCCATTCGGTAAATGTGATGCTTCTCTCTGCTGTCCTCGGTTCTAATCTCGGCATCCCCAGGGACGAGATAACGCCTCTTTCCATTGGTGCCATACTCCACGATATCGGGAAAACGACAATCGCGAATGATCTTCTTGACAAGGCCGGCAATCTCTCCAGCGAAGAGCATTCCATCTACCAGGGTTACGCCCTCAAAAGCGTGGAGATCCTCAACGGCATGAAGAAAGTTCCCGCAGAAGCCATCGAGATAGCGAAGTTCCACCAGGGGAAACTTACAGGTTCCGGAATCACGGACAACAGGGCTCCTCTCATTGCAAGGATCGTAGGGCTCACGAACGCCTATGACACGATGGTGTCGAACAAGATCAAGTCACCGAAGAAGAAGGCCTTTGAGGCCCTTGACATTCTCAGGCAGGAAAAAAACCATTATGATGAGATGGTCATGGAGACCTTTATCCGGATCTTTTCATAGGAATTGCGCTCACGACGGTAGCCCCTCTTGAGAACTCTAAGGACAATGCCGGGGAACTATTTGCCTCGTATTACTCCTACACCTGGGTTGACGATACGCCGTATCCTTTTTGTTCTCTGGTGGCGAATCTCAGCTTGCCGGTATAAATCGGGATGGCAAACTTGAGCAACAGCGTATAGATAAGTGCGCCTGTGGCCCATATGCCGATTGCCACGAGAATTTCCGGGGTCGTGGGAGAATACTCATAGATCTCTCCGAGGGTATCAGGGACAAAGCCGGGTACCACGAGACCCATGCCCTTCTCGATATACACCCCTGTGATAACAAAGATACATGCCATATTGAGTGTCGTGAAGTTCTCCCTGGTCTTCGGGAGGAGGAAGAGGAGGAATGCCGTGATATTCAATACCGAGGCGAACCATATCCACGGCACAAGACGAACCTTTCCGTGAAGGCCGAAATAGAGGTATTTGATCGGGTAGGAGTGGATGCTTCCTGAATAGAACTCCTTGAAGACCTCTGCGCCGAGGAGGAAAAGGTTAATGGCCATTGCGTAGGCGATCAATTCGGCGATCTTGAAGATTGCCCGGTTGTCGATCTCGACTTCAGAGAGTTTTCTGATGATCTGAAAGAGAATGATCATCAGGGCAGGTCCCGAACAGAAGGCCGATGCAAGAAAGCGTGGTGCAAGGATCGAAGCATTCCAGAAGGGCCTGGCCGAAAGGCCGTTGTAAAGAAAAGCCGTTACCGTATGTATGCTGACTGCCCAGGGGATGGAGAGTATGATGAGAGGCCCGATGACGGACATCTTATACTCCTTCCCGATGGAAAGCCTGTAAAGGACATAAAAAGATATCAGCGTATTGATCGCAAGGTATCCGTTCAGAACCAGCACGTCCCAGGCGAGAAGCGATACCGGGAAGTTCATGGTGCCGATCACCGGCAGGATGTGCCATACCCTGAGAGGCTGGCCCATATCGACAAGGATAAAGAGTATGCACATCGTTATCGCCGTTATTGCCAGCAATTCTCCGAAGAGCACGATCTCCTTTATCGGCTTGAAATTATAGACATAGGCGGGGACTACGAGCAGGACGGCTGCTGCAGCAACGCCCACGAGGAACGTGAAATTCGATATATAGTACCCCCATGAGACCTGGTCCCTCATCGCAGTCATGATGAGTCCCCTGTTGATCTGGTCGATATAGGCGCTCAATCCGAGGATGATGAAGATCGAAAGGAAGCCTATCCAGAGGTAGTACTTTGTTCCGCCTATAAAGACCTGTTTCAGGGCGATGAAGAAATTCTTTATGATGTGAGCCATGGACGGTCCCTCCTATACTCCATATGCGAAGAAGTAATAAAATTTGGGATTTGTATTGAGATCCTCTTTGAGGCGGAAAACCCTTTTGTTCTCGATGGCGTACCTGATCTCGCTCTTGGGATCAAGGAGGTTTCCGAATTTCCTTGCGCCCACGGGACAAGCCTCCACGCAGGCAGGGTACCTCCCGTTCCTTGACCGTTGAATGCAGAAGGTGCATTTTTCGACCACTCCCTTGTAACGCGGGCGGTTTCCGAGATAGTGCGTTTTCGGATTGATCTCCTCGGTCTTCCTGCTGGGCTCCCCCCAGTTGAAGCGGCGTGCACCATAAGGACATGCTGCCATGCAGTATCTGCAGCCGATACACCAGTTATAGTCCACCACGACGATGCCGTCGGGTTCCTTCCAGGTCGCCTGTGTAGGACAGGCCTTGACGCAAGGAGGATTCTCGCACTGTTGACATTGGACGGGCATGTAGAAATACCCCGGCTCCGGCACCTGAGAAGGGCTGTAGTATTTTTCTGATTCTTCAAGGTCGACCCATTTATTACCCTTCTTGAATCTCAACACCGTTATCCAGTGGATCTGAGGGTCTTTGGATTGGTTATTCTCCTCAACGCAGCCGTAAACGCAGCGTCTGCAGCCGATGCACCTTGACAGGTCGAGACCGTATCCAAACAAGACTCCAGGGAGAGCCTTCTCGTTGCCTATCGAAATCGCCTTCTTGTACTTCTGCTCATACTCTCTTTCAAGGCGCTCTATGACCTTCTTTATCTCAGTTTCGTTCATTTCCCTGAAGTGTTTCTGGAAAAAGGCCTCCCAGAAAGAAGCGTCTGCCTTATCGAGCGGAAGCATTGTGCCTGCCAGTCCAACTGCAGCACCCTTCAAAAAGGTGCGACGGTTTATCGTCATCTCTCTCTTATCTCCACTCATGCTCTCTTTCATCAAACACCTCTACTATTTGATATCATACGGTGATGTTGGGGGAGGCAAAGGCTGGATCGGCTTAAACCTCGGATCATGGGGCCAGTGACAGTGGACGCAGAGGCGGTACTGTTTTTCTCCGTTCCACATTCCTGTTCTCTTGCCATGGAGACCGGCCTTCCATTCACGCAGTATTACGCCGTGACACTGACCGCAGAGGTTGTACGATTCCTCGAACCGAACGATCGTCCCATTGGCGAGTCGCAACGTATCCCTGTTATCGGGATTATGGCAGTCAAAGCACCATCCGCCGGGCATATGGTTGAGGATGATATCCTGATGCATCCCCTCGAGCTTTCTCGGCTTTCTGTTTACCGGCATACCCTGATGACATTGTGAGCAGGGGAATATCCCCTCGCTAAAAGGCGGGGGAGGGACAAAAAATTTCTTCGGGATGTCCTGTTCCGTGGTTTCAGCGAAGGAGAACGAAAAAGGAAGGCAGAAACAAGAGACCATAAGGATAAAGAAGACCGTCTTGGTATGTTTCATGTTTACCCTGTACTCCCCGTTAGGATTTTTTACTGCTGCCACACTCTCTTTTATTTTATATACTAATCTCTTCTTTCATGCCATTGCAAGCATTTATCCACCTTGCCCGTAAAAAAGAGAGGCTAATGCGATTCCTTAAGATTGAACACAGGAAATATCTTCGTGATGAAGTAGAAGAGTACGAAGGGCATGATGAAGATGGCGAGCGCTCCGAAAAAGCCTTCCTTCAGGGTCTCCCAGTTATGGGGGATGATCGGAAGATGATAGTGCATGTAACCCGCAAAGGTCAGAGAGAATGCCTGACCTCCAATAACAACATTGTACCTCATCATGAAGACACCGAAAAGGACGAGGGCAACACCGATGACCGTCCTTCTTATGGTCAACCCCGGCGTCAGGAAAAGGATAAGGGGAATAAGATTGCCGCAGGTGTACTGGAGA comes from Thermodesulfovibrionales bacterium and encodes:
- a CDS encoding 4Fe-4S dicluster domain-containing protein: MKESMSGDKREMTINRRTFLKGAAVGLAGTMLPLDKADASFWEAFFQKHFREMNETEIKKVIERLEREYEQKYKKAISIGNEKALPGVLFGYGLDLSRCIGCRRCVYGCVEENNQSKDPQIHWITVLRFKKGNKWVDLEESEKYYSPSQVPEPGYFYMPVQCQQCENPPCVKACPTQATWKEPDGIVVVDYNWCIGCRYCMAACPYGARRFNWGEPSRKTEEINPKTHYLGNRPRYKGVVEKCTFCIQRSRNGRYPACVEACPVGARKFGNLLDPKSEIRYAIENKRVFRLKEDLNTNPKFYYFFAYGV
- the nrfD gene encoding NrfD/PsrC family molybdoenzyme membrane anchor subunit, giving the protein MAHIIKNFFIALKQVFIGGTKYYLWIGFLSIFIILGLSAYIDQINRGLIMTAMRDQVSWGYYISNFTFLVGVAAAAVLLVVPAYVYNFKPIKEIVLFGELLAITAITMCILFILVDMGQPLRVWHILPVIGTMNFPVSLLAWDVLVLNGYLAINTLISFYVLYRLSIGKEYKMSVIGPLIILSIPWAVSIHTVTAFLYNGLSARPFWNASILAPRFLASAFCSGPALMIILFQIIRKLSEVEIDNRAIFKIAELIAYAMAINLFLLGAEVFKEFYSGSIHSYPIKYLYFGLHGKVRLVPWIWFASVLNITAFLLFLLPKTRENFTTLNMACIFVITGVYIEKGMGLVVPGFVPDTLGEIYEYSPTTPEILVAIGIWATGALIYTLLLKFAIPIYTGKLRFATREQKGYGVSSTQV
- a CDS encoding cytochrome bc complex cytochrome b subunit — translated: MLDKVRNWLEVRIGLDDIVKTQLTENRVPKNINVFYTLGVVALVGYVIQVISGIFLLIYYIPHPEHAFRSVQDIMSRVPYGWLFRQMHVVGSNLMIAAVFLHMITVFLMGNYKRPRELTWVGGGLMLLVTLIFGLSGYLLPWTQLSYWATTVVTSMPTAFPLVGDFIAQVLRGGDHVTGTTLSRFFALHIAILPPIFLSLLALHVFLIKRIGISATPFGFSDEERRPLTEYIKKTHPDGYPFYPYLFQKEVMMVMFYIAVMFFAISFMPTLFLPEEANTPADPLMTPAQIRPEWYFLGPYEMLKLVPNKFLGISIQIILVGIFLLWPFFDTQKEKNILKRPLLRGVFIFLMALWIVLMFLGRRS
- a CDS encoding multiheme c-type cytochrome translates to MSRKYLLLLTVLIVFILPSFAPGGYKEEFEKEFMSKPWAGEQAEEDVCIECHSSDKMKPAFRTITEEWRASWHAQNKVSCHDCHGGDSKDATMAMSRQRGFVGSPKYVEIPEFCGKCHIGIYWNYLDSGHGKALKSSVKGPNCTTCHGSHNIQKASIDIINEQRCSKCHSYERAKTMKQALFLTEKKIGELESSFRRLRAEGVFDEDDERALFSTQAEFRAIFHTVDVSLVKDRTDDFTKKLNVLEKGVQDTFKELRFRKNFSAFIMLLFAAMGIVVFALTKTPKE
- a CDS encoding cytochrome c3 family protein; this translates as MAAVKNPNGEYRVNMKHTKTVFFILMVSCFCLPFSFSFAETTEQDIPKKFFVPPPPFSEGIFPCSQCHQGMPVNRKPRKLEGMHQDIILNHMPGGWCFDCHNPDNRDTLRLANGTIVRFEESYNLCGQCHGVILREWKAGLHGKRTGMWNGEKQYRLCVHCHWPHDPRFKPIQPLPPPTSPYDIK
- a CDS encoding HD domain-containing phosphohydrolase — its product is MSTTIRIVPCTPDEVFVPVDQSSFVDGLRIPFDVFAKDRNIIKFLFSKNTVFCDIAREILAMQSLTEFFIKERDLADYHNFRKMAKVIREDRGQRVLFEDYSYHKERSFILRRDLITADVATKLRIGILKFPTFGEIPLIEDLTGELIVKKIKDLEYDIVIPVSKLDAYETYLSGLREDPVFEKHFLMRELLKIKTQRLFSDVSNDDYLDDLIEATIEMSQFIIDHKHLVVQMTCSHLYDFYLYVHSVNVMLLSAVLGSNLGIPRDEITPLSIGAILHDIGKTTIANDLLDKAGNLSSEEHSIYQGYALKSVEILNGMKKVPAEAIEIAKFHQGKLTGSGITDNRAPLIARIVGLTNAYDTMVSNKIKSPKKKAFEALDILRQEKNHYDEMVMETFIRIFS